Proteins encoded within one genomic window of Couchioplanes caeruleus:
- a CDS encoding GTP-binding protein, with product MAFDPYPENRVVGTARVPGPPQKTASPVPVKIIVAGGFGVGKTTTVGAISEISPLTTEAEMTSESVGVDNPNQSTAKATTTVAMDFGCVTIDQTLKLYLFGTPGQTRFSFMWDDLVRGALGALVVVDTSRIDDCYPAIDYFERAGLPFVVGVNTFNGQLGYSLDEVRWALAIRDEVPIVQYDARFRGSVRDALLVVLDRALDKAMRMRSS from the coding sequence GTGGCCTTCGATCCATATCCTGAGAACCGCGTCGTCGGCACCGCGCGCGTACCCGGTCCGCCGCAGAAGACCGCGTCGCCGGTGCCGGTCAAGATCATCGTGGCCGGCGGCTTCGGCGTCGGCAAGACGACGACCGTCGGTGCCATCTCGGAGATCTCGCCGCTGACCACCGAGGCCGAGATGACGTCGGAGTCGGTCGGCGTCGACAACCCCAACCAGTCGACCGCCAAGGCCACCACCACCGTCGCGATGGACTTCGGCTGCGTCACCATCGACCAGACGCTGAAGCTCTACCTCTTCGGCACGCCGGGCCAGACCCGCTTCTCGTTCATGTGGGATGACCTGGTCCGGGGCGCCCTGGGCGCGCTGGTGGTGGTCGACACGTCCCGGATCGACGACTGTTACCCCGCCATCGACTATTTCGAGCGCGCCGGCCTTCCGTTCGTGGTCGGCGTCAACACCTTCAACGGACAACTCGGTTACAGCCTGGACGAGGTGCGCTGGGCCCTCGCAATCCGCGACGAAGTGCCGATCGTGCAGTACGACGCCCGGTTCCGCGGATCCGTACGGGACGCCTTACTCGTCGTGCTCGACCGGGCCCTCGACAAGGCGATGCGGATGCGATCGTCGTAA
- a CDS encoding roadblock/LC7 domain-containing protein yields the protein MTSPYPADTSQLSAEAKTFNWLLDSFTSGTAGVVEAIAVSSDGLLMAMSGNKDRPNAERLAAVVSGMTSLAGGAASWYQLGSLNRVIIDMNDGYLLVTSISAGSVLGVIADRTANLGTLAYEMTLFATRAGGALSPRLIAELKNAVQQ from the coding sequence ATGACATCCCCTTACCCTGCCGACACGTCCCAGCTCAGCGCGGAGGCGAAAACCTTCAACTGGCTGCTGGACTCGTTCACGTCCGGCACGGCCGGCGTCGTGGAGGCGATCGCCGTCTCCTCGGACGGCCTGCTGATGGCGATGTCGGGGAACAAGGACCGGCCCAACGCCGAGCGCCTCGCGGCGGTCGTCTCGGGTATGACCAGCCTCGCCGGCGGTGCCGCGAGCTGGTACCAGCTCGGCAGCCTGAACCGCGTCATCATCGACATGAACGACGGCTACCTGCTGGTGACCTCGATCAGCGCCGGCTCCGTGCTCGGCGTCATCGCGGACCGCACGGCCAACCTCGGCACCCTCGCCTACGAGATGACGCTGTTCGCCACCCGAGCCGGCGGAGCACTGAGCCCGCGCCTCATCGCTGAGCTGAAGAACGCCGTCCAGCAATGA
- a CDS encoding DUF742 domain-containing protein, producing the protein MRHSADSDNPDFPAAPGVRPFLRNMGSGARWEPSPDPAPAPARAEVSDEHATSLRPFVITSGRVSGQDADIGLETQVSALPSASAARLSPERRAIVQLCGEPLSIAEISARLRMHLGVIRILVDDLRAAGHLDVQAMTSDFPDPDTIMRVIRGLRSIS; encoded by the coding sequence ATGAGACATTCGGCCGACTCCGACAACCCGGACTTCCCGGCGGCTCCCGGGGTCCGGCCGTTCCTGCGCAACATGGGGTCCGGCGCGCGGTGGGAACCGTCGCCGGACCCGGCGCCCGCGCCCGCGCGCGCGGAGGTGTCCGACGAGCACGCCACGTCGTTGCGTCCGTTCGTCATCACCTCCGGCCGGGTCAGCGGCCAGGATGCCGACATCGGGCTCGAGACGCAGGTCAGCGCGCTTCCCAGCGCATCGGCCGCGCGGCTCTCGCCCGAGCGCCGAGCCATCGTCCAACTCTGTGGAGAGCCGCTGTCGATAGCCGAGATCTCGGCCCGGCTCCGGATGCACCTCGGCGTCATCCGGATCCTGGTCGACGACCTGCGCGCCGCCGGGCACCTCGACGTGCAGGCGATGACCAGCGACTTCCCCGACCCCGACACCATCATGCGAGTGATCCGTGGCCTTCGATCCATATCCTGA